The following proteins come from a genomic window of Miscanthus floridulus cultivar M001 chromosome 2, ASM1932011v1, whole genome shotgun sequence:
- the LOC136513333 gene encoding protein BONZAI 3-like, with product MDRRKDNEDLQSLHDDYCGKFRLTWEVIFVSRLVPPEKSPRKPCPYMIVLLSFSASKLRNLDAFSKSDPMLVVYTNIKGKLEEIGRTEVILNSLEPSWITKVTMSYQFEIVQPLIFRIYDIDTKYHNTPVKMLNLSQQDFLGEACCNLSEIVTKFNHSLTLNLRSDCGHGLHGTITVHAEESDSSRIAVEMTLHCVNLENKDVFSKSDPFLRISKVVETAGPIPICKTEVVPDNLNPVWRPITLTSQQYGSKDNPLLVECFDFNSSGDHVLIGAFQTTITQLENLYTSKSGANFYSHKGQRKMKGQLFVDKLQETVQHTFLDYISSGFEFNFMVAVDFTASNGDPRVPQSLHYIDPSGRPNSYQQIIIDVKDKSFKNEKQ from the exons ATGGACAGAAGAAAAGATAATGAGGATCTACAGTCCTTGCATGA TGATTATTGTGGTAAATTCAGGTTGACTTGGGAAGTCATTTTTGTTAGTAGATTG GTACCTCCAGAAAAATCTCCAAGAAAACCATGCCCATATATGATTGTACTG CTGTCATTTTCAGCATCGAAGTTGCGGAATTTAGATGCCTTTTCAAAG AGTGATCCTATGCTAGTGGTCTACACTAACATAAAAGGAAAACTAGAGGAGATTGGCCGTACTGAAGTGATTTTAAATTCACTGGAGCCCTCATGGATCACAAAGGTTACAATGTCTTACCAATTTGAGATTGTGCAACCACTCAT ATTCAGGATATATGATATTGACACAAAGTACCACAACACTCCAGTGAAG ATGTTGAATTTGTCTCAGCAAGATTTTCTGGGGGAAGCATGCTGCAACTTATCAGAG ATTGTAACAAAATTTAACCATAGCCTGACATTGAATCTTCGGAGTGATTGTGGACATGGACTTCATGGAACAATCACAGTACATGCTGAAGAAAGTGACTCCTCTAGAATAGCAGTTGAGATGACTCTGCATTGCGTGAACTTGGAAAACAAAGATGTGTTCTCCAAAAGT GATCCCTTCTTAAGAATATCTAAAGTGGTAGAGACTGCTGGTCCCATTCCTATCTGCAAAACGGAAGTAGTACCTGACAACTTGAACCCTGTTTGGAGGCCAATCACTTTAACATCACAGCAGTATGGAAGCAAG GATAACCCACTTCTAGTTGAGTGTTTTGATTTTAATTCCAGTGGTGACCATGTACTGATAGG GGCCTTCCAGACAACTATTACTCAGCTTGAAAATCTATATACCTCAAAGTCTGGAGCAAATTTTTACAGCCACAAGGGACAAAGAAAG ATGAAAGGACAATTGTTTGTGGACAAGTTGCAGGAAACAGTCCAGCATACTTTCTTAGACTACATTTCCAGTGGATTTGAGTTCAATTTCATGGTGGCTGTAGATTTTACTG CTTCGAATGGAGACCCACGTGTACCACAGTCCTTGCACTACATTGACCCCTCTGGCAGACCTAATTCGTATCAACAG ATCATCATTGATGTTAAG GACAAGTCTTTCAAAAATGAAAAGCAGTAA
- the LOC136513345 gene encoding uncharacterized protein yields the protein MAWVFDSADFPVETYKDFIAIVKTAFRHYVQEHKGRHHPNRKEKLYVKTLCVCPKQKSGSLHCGYYTCIMMSTIGGYNRNPNLLEKDKDTRRNPYKDDELLEMVGDLCNFIIDQIVYHKSTYHHLLSDLGSNPLYQHFRETDRLALGR from the exons atggcatgggtctttgattcagcggattttccagtcgagacatacaaagacttcatagcgattgtcaagac ggcattcaggcactatgtccaggaacataaggggaggcatcatccaaataggaaggaaaagttgtatgtcaaaactctatgtgtg tgccccaagcagaagtctgggagtctacattgtggatactacacatgtattatgatgagtaccatcggtggctacaacagaaaccccaatctg ttggagaaagataaagacacgagaaggaacccatacaaggatgacgagctcttagagatggtcggcgacctttgcaacttcataatagaccagattgtgtaccataaaagcacttaccatcatcttctttccgacttaggtagtaatcctctataCCAACACTTTCGTGAGACTGATAGGCTAGCCCTAGGCCGTTGA